Within Ovis aries strain OAR_USU_Benz2616 breed Rambouillet chromosome 3, ARS-UI_Ramb_v3.0, whole genome shotgun sequence, the genomic segment TTCATTCAAAAAGTATGTCTCGAGCACTTTTGTCAGGCTTACGCTGGGCCCATGGATCTAGCAGGCAACAGCCACAGAAATCCCAGCCCTTAAGGAGCTTACAGTTTTACTGAAAGAGACAGATAACCAAGATCTAAAAACAGGTGATGCACTGGATTAGTGGGTGGTAAAGGCTGcctgggaagaaagaaaactttgaagAGGAGGAAGTACAAGGAGGCTGGGTTATGTGTCATGCTTAGGGAAGGTGATACTGGCAAGGTGACACAGAGGTGACACTTGAGCAGATGTGATGGAGGTGAGAAGACACAGCCCTGAAGCAGGAGATAGTCTGCTGTCTCTAGAATGAGTAGGGAGGGCATGGCTACGGCAGAGACAGCAAAGGGGGGAGCAGAAGGGCAGGCCAGGGCACCTCCCTGGCGCTCCAGTGGCTGAGAAtgcgccttgcaatgcaggggacggggGTGCCacccctgttcagggaactagatcccacatgttgcaaggaagacctgaggcagccaaTAAATAGAGTTTAAAAAAGGGCAGCCAGTGGGAAGGTCAGAGACGGGCTGATATGAAAAGGCCTGGGGGACGGCCTCCAGCCCTGAGATTGGAGGGCAGGGAGTGATGAGCAACATCCAAGTCAAGGTCAGTGGGGGCAGTGCACCCAAAGGTGACAGGGACCTTGGTGTGTTccaaagacagacacacagggagagaGTGTCTGAGCCAGGCAGACCCCTCAGGGCTCCAGAGACCACGGGAGGTTGGCCGGGGGCCCATGGAAGGACTGTCAGGCAGGGCAGCCAGATGTGCTTCAGAAGGTTCTCAGTGGCACTGCTGGAGAACAGGTGGGCAGGGCGCAGAGGCACACACAGgggtgaagggttttttttgaGACCAACTCGGGCGGCTGAAACCCCAGGAATTACTGTTGGGCTCTATGGGGTGGGAAGGTGGAAGAGATGCCCCAGGTGTTGGCTCAGGCGAGCAGGCGGCTGGTGGTCCTGGTCGCCAAGGGCAGTCACCGAGCCAGCAGTGCTGGGAAGACACAAGTGCCGACAACCACAGCACAGAGCGGGTGTCCGAAAGGGTACCGGTCGAATCAGAACAGCCTGGCACCACCGATCCTTTTCACggatgagaaaacaaaggctcagagaggtcaagtgactgaGGTCCTAGAGACTAAGGCTGACAGTGGGTGGTGGCACCTTGTCTAGTTCGGAGAACTCGATTCGCTCCTCCAGGGTGCAGCTCCGGCCGATGGGCGAGATGTTCAGCATGCCGTTCCGGAACTCGATGAAGGTCCCACTGGGGGCGAGGGGGCGGGTGGAGGGGCGGGGAGGCGGAGCCAGAGAGAAGAAGGACCCTGAATTCAAATCCAGTCCCACCGGGACTTCACCGGGGACACGCATCCACCCCTGGGCAAGTCAGAGCCCGTCTGCGAGAGCCCAGGCCCACCACTCCCATTCCGGGAGGGGGCCCAGGAGGGGCGGGGTCTCACCGCTTCTTGGGCAGTCTGAGCAGGGCCATGTAGCGGAGGCAGAAGTTGATCAGGTCCTGCAGAAGCTCTTCCCCCAGGTGGTTCTGGATGGTCTGGGCAAGGGACACAGGGCTCTGAGGGCAGTGGGCACGGCGCCCCTCCCCGCCCAGGACAGAAGGCACCCAGGGACTGTTCCACTGTGGAAAAGTGTCCCAAGAcccagggggaggggcagggcactGACCTGCTTGGAGAGCAGCCGTCCATGCTTATACTGCACCGTCCCGTTCTCAGCAAACACATAATCAAACTTCTCGATAACTTCAGGTCCACGTAGAGGCCAGGGGGAAAGACACAGTGTGAGACCAGATACCCAGAGCCAAGGAGAGAGGTGAAACCCACACTCCTTGGTCTGGCATTCAAAGCACCCTCGTTCCATCCCCAACCTGCTTTTCCAGCCTCCTCGCCTTCGCAACTTGGTTTTTTTCCAAACATCCACACAAGCCCGTCACAGCCCTGGGCCTTCCCTCCTGCAGCTCCTTCTGCCTGGGATGCCCTCCCCCCTCACTTTTCCTCCAAGCTCCAGTTCCCTCCTCTGGAAGTCCCCCAGGACTTCCCGGCAGAGGACATCATTTCTGTCCTGCACTCCTACAGGCCCTGGGCACAGGAACTTCCATCACTGTGCCATCGAGGCTGGTTGCACGGGGGATGTTTTTGACTCTGACTGCCACCAAGAATTGGCTGGAGCACAGCCAGGAGGCTGCTGCGGGTTTGGGTAGGGGGAGAGCACCCGGACGATGGTGGGGTGATGGAGACACAGATACAGAAGATCAGGGTGTGGGGAGACATTTTTGGACTTGCTGATAAAATAGACAAGGGGTTGGGGAAAGGGGGCTTTcttaatggctcagatggttaagaattcacctgcaatgcagcagacccaggttcgatgcctgggtcgggaagacgacctgaagaaggaaatggcaatctactccagtatgctcacctagagaattccatggattgaggagccagacgggctacagtccatggggtcataaagagtacgacaggactgaacaactaacactttcacccttGGGGAAAAGTCTCTAGGTCCGCAGAACTGCCAGGATGACTTTAGAATCCTCCTCTGTTAAATGAGATTATCATACCCACCCTAAAGcatagttgtgaggattaaatgaaaagaaGTTAATACAAGGTCATTTTCAACCTGTGGTAGCccactttaaagatgaggaaatcaagactCAGCAGGGAGAACTAGGAAAGGAGACTATGTAAGGGCTGGATTCTGTCTGCTTGGTTCCCTGCTGTTTCTCCAAagtcagcacagtgcctggcatataggaaGTGTTGAGGTGTtcgtcactcagctgtgtctgactttgtgaccccatggactgtagcctgccaggatcctctgtccatggaattctccaggcaagaataccattcccttccccagcggatcttcctgacccagggattgaacccaggtctcccacattgcgggcagattctttatcgtctgagccaccagggaggcctggcacatagtaggtgttgaCCAAATGTTTGTTAAATCCCTGGAGCAAACACCTGCCTATTCACTCTGCTTCCTTTGCCCCACAGAAGCAGGACTGGGTCTTTGAAGGCACATTGCTCCAGGGGTCTCCCAAACTCCccacaccctccacccccaccgcCCAACTGTGGAATGGGTTCTGGCCTCTCCTTACCTTCATCCCCCTCTCCCAGCTGCTCGGCAATTTTCGAGTAGTCAGAGCCGCCCACCACACCGATCTGCACCCTACTTCGCAACTTCTGCAGGAAGGCAGCCACCTCTGGGTCGATTTTCTGCAGGGGGCAGGGAAGCACAGGCTCCGTTGGCATGTCTGGGCCCTCCAACCAGCCCTCACTCAGGGCTCAGAGTCCTGGAAGCCCATATTCCACCCACATCTGGGGCCAGTCAGGGtttagaacccagatctccaaaTTAGAAGCGCTTGGGTTCAAACTCTGGCTCAAGTTCCTCAATAGCAGAATGACCTGAGCAAATGGCTTTGCCTTTGCCTCAGTTGTCCCATCTATAAAACGGGGATCCCAGTAGAACCTGGAGAGGGTCACtgttaaggattaaatgagacagtgcTTGGAAAAACAACTAgcaactggcttccctggtggctcagtggcagaggatctgcctgccaatgcaggagacagagggtcATTCCCTGATCCGGGAATATCCTAcaggccacggagcaactaagcccgcgagccacaactactgagcttgtgctctagggCCAGAGAtatgcaactactgaagcccgagagcctgtgttccacaggaGAAGGCCCCAcactgagaagcccaggcacctgcagggaagagtagcccctgccctctgcaactagagaaagccctcactcacagcaacgaagaccccgcacagtaaaactaaataaataaacaaaacaaaacaaaaacaactagtGACTAATCACTTGAAAAGATGTCCCCCCAAGGAAATGTAAACTAATGAGTTTCAGTCCTCGTTACTCAAAGCTGACA encodes:
- the PMM1 gene encoding phosphomannomutase 1 isoform X2, with product MAVTAEGARRKERVLCLFDVDGTLTPARQKIDPEVAAFLQKLRSRVQIGVVGGSDYSKIAEQLGEGDEVIEKFDYVFAENGTVQYKHGRLLSKQTIQNHLGEELLQDLINFCLRYMALLRLPKKRGTFIEFRNGMLNISPIGRSCTLEERIEFSELDKPPQRTGSEDIEAREHVNQPEDTVLVSAKAGLEGEDPGEVRGSPENRVCWQRTEILPWRHDQL